One stretch of Pseudomonas fluorescens Q2-87 DNA includes these proteins:
- a CDS encoding LysR family transcriptional regulator, giving the protein MDIDLARTFLEIVRHGSLAAAAQKLHVTQTAITARVQKLESQLGCALFVRNRAGARLTADGEAFVIYANQLVQTWEAARRDLPLPEGYRNVLHLGGEVSLCNPLMLAWAGELRRQIPGHALRMDIRDGEKLLQQLELGLLDAAVVYQPEYWPRLQVEQLLEEKLILVRLAARSEPYVYIDWSADFRRQHDTALPDKAKAAVTFNLGPLALQYILENGGSGYFRTRVVQSYLDSGILERVPKAPEFNYPTYLVYSRDRDSAALQQAFEVLREIVKTGSDWSQRWDPLT; this is encoded by the coding sequence ATGGACATCGACCTCGCCCGCACCTTCCTGGAAATCGTTCGCCATGGCAGCCTCGCCGCAGCGGCGCAAAAGCTGCACGTCACCCAGACGGCCATTACCGCCCGGGTACAGAAGCTCGAAAGCCAGCTCGGCTGCGCGCTGTTCGTACGCAACCGTGCCGGTGCTCGCCTGACCGCTGACGGCGAAGCCTTCGTAATCTACGCCAACCAACTGGTGCAAACCTGGGAAGCGGCCCGTCGTGACCTGCCGTTGCCTGAGGGCTACCGCAACGTCTTGCACCTGGGCGGCGAGGTCAGCCTGTGCAATCCGTTGATGCTCGCCTGGGCCGGTGAGCTGCGCCGGCAGATCCCAGGCCATGCCCTGCGCATGGACATCCGCGACGGTGAAAAACTGCTGCAACAGCTGGAGCTGGGCCTGTTGGATGCGGCGGTGGTGTATCAGCCCGAATACTGGCCACGCCTGCAAGTGGAACAACTGCTGGAAGAAAAACTCATCCTGGTGCGCCTGGCCGCCCGCTCCGAACCCTACGTGTACATCGACTGGAGCGCGGATTTCCGGCGCCAGCACGACACCGCGCTACCGGACAAGGCCAAGGCCGCCGTGACCTTCAACCTCGGCCCCCTGGCCTTGCAGTACATTCTGGAAAATGGCGGCAGCGGCTACTTCCGTACCCGCGTTGTGCAAAGTTACCTGGACAGCGGCATCCTGGAACGGGTGCCCAAGGCGCCGGAATTCAACTACCCCACCTACCTGGTGTACTCCCGGGACCGGGATTCGGCGGCATTGCAGCAGGCGTTCGAGGTGTTGCGAGAGATCGTCAAGACCGGCAGTGACTGGTCGCAACGCTGGGATCCGCTGACGTGA
- the sohB gene encoding protease SohB, with amino-acid sequence MEFFIEYASFLAKTVTLVIAILVVLASFAALRSKGRRKSAGQLQVSKLNDFYKGLRERLEQTLLDKDQLKALRKTQGKVEKAEKKRKDKPAVKPRVFVLDFDGDIKASATESLRHEITALLTLATPKDEVVLRLESGGGMVHSYGLASSQLVRIRQAGVPLTVCIDKVAASGGYMMACIGEKIISAPFAILGSIGVVAQLPNVNRLLKKHDIDFEVLTAGEYKRTLTVFGENTEKGREKFQEDLDITHELFKNFVSNYRPQLAIDEVATGEVWLGVAALGKGLVDELKTSDEYLAERAKGAELYHLHYAERKSLQERVGMAASGSVDRVLLSWWSRLTQQRFW; translated from the coding sequence GTGGAGTTTTTCATCGAATACGCCAGTTTCCTGGCCAAGACTGTGACACTGGTGATCGCCATCCTCGTGGTGCTGGCCAGTTTCGCTGCGTTGCGCAGTAAAGGGCGGCGCAAATCGGCCGGCCAGTTGCAGGTGAGCAAGCTCAACGATTTCTACAAGGGCCTGCGTGAGCGCCTGGAGCAGACGTTGCTGGACAAGGATCAGCTCAAGGCCTTGCGCAAGACACAGGGCAAGGTTGAAAAAGCCGAAAAGAAACGCAAGGACAAACCGGCCGTCAAGCCTCGGGTCTTCGTCCTGGATTTCGACGGCGACATCAAGGCTTCGGCCACCGAGAGCCTGCGCCATGAAATCACCGCGCTGCTGACCCTCGCCACCCCGAAGGATGAAGTGGTACTGCGCCTGGAAAGCGGCGGCGGCATGGTCCACAGCTACGGCCTGGCCTCGTCGCAGCTGGTGCGTATCCGCCAGGCCGGCGTGCCGTTGACGGTCTGCATCGACAAGGTCGCAGCCAGCGGCGGCTACATGATGGCGTGCATTGGCGAGAAGATCATCAGTGCCCCGTTTGCCATCCTGGGCTCCATCGGTGTCGTCGCGCAGCTGCCCAACGTCAACCGGCTGCTGAAAAAGCACGACATCGACTTCGAAGTGCTGACGGCGGGTGAGTACAAGCGCACCTTGACCGTGTTCGGCGAAAACACCGAGAAGGGCCGGGAGAAATTCCAGGAAGACCTGGACATTACCCATGAGCTGTTCAAGAACTTCGTGTCCAACTACCGCCCACAGCTGGCCATCGATGAAGTGGCGACCGGTGAAGTCTGGCTGGGTGTCGCGGCGCTGGGCAAGGGCCTGGTGGATGAGCTGAAGACCAGCGATGAATACCTGGCCGAACGAGCCAAGGGCGCCGAGCTGTATCACCTGCACTACGCCGAGCGTAAAAGCCTGCAAGAGCGCGTCGGCATGGCGGCCAGCGGTTCGGTGGATCGGGTCTTGCTGAGCTGGTGGAGCCGTCTTACCCAGCAGCGTTTCTGGTAA
- a CDS encoding YdcH family protein produces MPVTHDLTQDLHWSKEDIQLRRAKDPRLNTLFDKYADIDKAVLEAEAGASLDDELKKLKERRLSIKDQILEKLQRPS; encoded by the coding sequence ATGCCTGTGACTCATGACTTGACCCAGGACCTGCACTGGAGCAAAGAAGACATTCAGCTGCGGCGGGCCAAGGACCCCAGGCTCAATACGCTCTTCGATAAATATGCCGACATCGACAAGGCAGTGCTTGAAGCCGAGGCCGGGGCCAGCCTGGACGACGAACTCAAGAAGCTCAAGGAAAGGCGCCTGTCGATCAAAGACCAGATTCTGGAAAAGTTGCAACGACCCTCCTGA
- a CDS encoding nitrite/sulfite reductase, whose protein sequence is MYVYDEYDQRIIEDRVKQFRDQTRRYLAGELSEEEFRPLRLQNGLYIQRFAPMLRVAVPYGQLTSRQVRKLAQIARDYDKGYAHISTRQNVQYNWPALEDVPQILAELATVQMHAIQTSGNCLRNVTTDQFAGVAADELIDPRPWCEIVRQWTTFHPEFAYLPRKFKIAINGSTSDRAAIEVHDIGLETVYNAAGELGFRVLVGGGLGRTPVVGAFINEFLPWQDLLSYLDAILRVYNRYGRRDNKYKARIKILVKALTPEVFAQKVEDEMAHLRGGQTTLTEAEVHRVAKHFVDPDYKALSNQDAELAALDKEHPGFARWRTRNTLAHKKPGYVAVTLSLKPTGVAPGDITDKQLDAVADLAERYSFGQLRTSHEQNIILADVEQSQLFTLWGELREQGFATPNIGLLTDIICCPGGDFCSLANAKSIPIAESIQRRFDDLDYLFDIGELDLNISGCMNACGHHHVGHIGILGVDKKGEEFYQVSLGGSGNRDASLGKILGPSFAQDDMPDVIEKLIDVYIEQRTEDERFIDTYQRIGIDLFKERVYAANH, encoded by the coding sequence ATGTACGTATATGACGAGTACGATCAGCGAATCATCGAGGACCGCGTCAAGCAGTTCCGTGATCAGACCCGACGCTATCTGGCAGGCGAGCTGAGCGAAGAAGAATTCCGCCCCCTGCGCTTGCAGAATGGCCTGTATATCCAGCGTTTCGCTCCGATGCTGCGCGTGGCGGTGCCTTACGGCCAACTGACTTCGCGCCAGGTGCGCAAGCTGGCCCAGATCGCCCGTGACTACGACAAGGGCTACGCCCACATCAGTACCCGGCAGAACGTCCAGTACAACTGGCCGGCCCTGGAAGATGTGCCGCAGATCCTGGCCGAATTGGCTACCGTGCAGATGCACGCGATCCAGACCAGTGGCAACTGCCTGCGCAACGTCACCACCGACCAGTTCGCCGGCGTCGCGGCCGATGAATTGATCGACCCGCGTCCATGGTGCGAAATCGTCCGCCAGTGGACGACGTTCCACCCGGAATTCGCCTACCTGCCACGCAAGTTCAAGATCGCCATCAATGGCTCGACCTCGGACCGTGCTGCCATCGAAGTCCATGACATCGGCCTGGAGACGGTCTACAACGCCGCCGGCGAGCTGGGCTTCCGTGTGCTGGTGGGCGGTGGCCTCGGACGTACGCCGGTGGTCGGCGCGTTCATCAATGAGTTCCTGCCGTGGCAGGACCTGCTGAGCTACCTCGACGCCATCCTGCGGGTGTACAACCGCTACGGCCGTCGCGACAACAAATACAAGGCGCGGATCAAGATCCTGGTCAAGGCCCTGACGCCTGAAGTGTTCGCCCAGAAGGTCGAAGACGAAATGGCTCACCTGCGTGGCGGCCAGACCACCCTGACCGAAGCCGAAGTCCATCGCGTGGCCAAGCACTTCGTCGACCCCGACTACAAAGCCTTGAGCAATCAGGACGCCGAGCTGGCTGCCCTCGACAAAGAACATCCGGGCTTTGCCCGTTGGCGTACCCGCAATACCCTGGCCCACAAGAAGCCGGGCTACGTCGCGGTGACCTTGTCCCTGAAGCCGACCGGCGTTGCGCCGGGCGACATCACCGACAAGCAGCTGGACGCCGTGGCCGACCTGGCCGAGCGCTACAGCTTCGGCCAACTGCGCACTTCCCACGAGCAGAACATCATTCTGGCGGATGTTGAACAGAGCCAGTTGTTCACCCTGTGGGGCGAGTTGCGCGAGCAAGGTTTCGCCACCCCGAACATCGGCCTGCTGACCGACATCATCTGCTGCCCTGGCGGTGATTTCTGCTCCCTGGCCAACGCCAAGTCGATTCCCATCGCCGAATCGATCCAGCGTCGTTTCGACGACCTGGATTACCTGTTCGACATCGGTGAGCTGGACCTGAACATTTCCGGTTGCATGAACGCCTGTGGTCACCACCATGTCGGCCATATCGGCATCCTGGGCGTGGACAAGAAAGGCGAAGAGTTCTACCAGGTCTCCCTGGGCGGCAGCGGTAACCGTGACGCCAGCCTGGGCAAGATCCTCGGCCCGTCGTTTGCCCAGGATGACATGCCTGACGTGATCGAAAAGCTGATCGACGTGTACATTGAACAACGTACCGAAGACGAGCGCTTCATCGACACTTACCAACGTATTGGCATCGACCTCTTCAAGGAACGCGTCTATGCAGCGAATCATTAA
- a CDS encoding SCP2 sterol-binding domain-containing protein, whose translation MTSVADAVQAMKAKFNPAAAAGLDLVFGFRIDDTKNFSLIVKDSTCELQEGENPDAQVTLVMDGETLEGIVSGETDGMQAFMGGKLRAEGDMMLAMKLSELFPS comes from the coding sequence ATGACCTCCGTAGCCGACGCCGTACAAGCCATGAAAGCCAAGTTCAACCCAGCCGCCGCTGCCGGCCTGGACCTGGTCTTCGGTTTCCGCATCGATGACACCAAGAATTTCTCGCTGATCGTCAAGGACAGCACCTGCGAACTGCAGGAAGGTGAAAACCCGGACGCCCAGGTGACCCTGGTGATGGACGGCGAAACCCTGGAAGGCATCGTCAGCGGCGAAACCGACGGCATGCAAGCCTTCATGGGCGGCAAACTGCGCGCCGAAGGCGACATGATGCTGGCGATGAAACTGTCCGAGCTGTTCCCAAGCTGA
- a CDS encoding reprolysin-like metallopeptidase, translated as MNVRSSSTSAVFYRCATATLFFLLGFPVSNAATESQENTPQPTSASVYANAIGDARFERSAIHVEQGYTIESGNLYARDGEAGSLVVVRSPDGAVVGIVNEPDKHGLLKVDPQGRLTFIAEPAEDLLENDTVKSQEDIGRPETASDGPSYIDMLFAYSANALNQLGVDPIAYALAQVEMVNLSLRNSRVGEVSLRLGAVSVFDVPHNTSDEGLTNWQNLLSSYRDRYKTDVNAAISAGTSQEQGRAYFRGYTSVSAWYATTTFAHEIGHNAGGEHCEEANGSDYNYGYNNGRTKTNMCTGSRSLYYSTPAVNDAYGLPIGSARTADMARVWRESTARLTGYRPELPGLRMMLVSSPGEQSEAYAELAVPGSSGREGAFVTFSPAVGPTELIPSSGSDAGTKINVKLRNARGDDVSVELWARRVRGDKCVSRMNAISGCTIYPLNLRLEYYPYGGNEALPAGYYNGFLQLEARRPNSDWKVPINIAISVKK; from the coding sequence ATGAACGTCCGAAGCTCGTCCACGTCCGCGGTTTTTTACCGTTGCGCTACGGCTACGCTGTTTTTTCTCTTGGGTTTTCCGGTAAGCAATGCGGCAACCGAAAGCCAAGAGAACACACCTCAACCGACGTCGGCGAGTGTATATGCCAATGCGATTGGCGATGCCCGCTTTGAGCGTTCGGCGATACACGTTGAGCAGGGCTATACGATTGAGAGTGGCAATCTGTATGCCCGTGATGGGGAGGCAGGCTCGCTGGTGGTGGTTCGGTCTCCAGATGGGGCGGTCGTTGGAATCGTCAACGAGCCCGATAAGCACGGTTTGTTAAAAGTTGACCCCCAGGGGCGCCTTACATTCATCGCCGAGCCAGCTGAAGATTTGTTGGAAAACGATACGGTCAAATCACAGGAAGACATTGGTCGTCCGGAGACGGCCAGTGACGGGCCCTCTTATATTGATATGCTCTTCGCTTATTCTGCCAATGCGCTGAATCAGCTGGGAGTTGATCCCATTGCCTATGCGCTTGCGCAAGTTGAAATGGTCAATCTCAGCTTACGAAACTCGCGTGTCGGGGAAGTTTCGTTGCGACTCGGTGCCGTTAGCGTTTTTGATGTGCCTCACAATACCAGTGACGAGGGATTGACCAATTGGCAAAATCTTCTCAGCTCCTATCGGGATCGGTACAAAACTGATGTGAACGCGGCCATTTCGGCGGGCACCAGCCAAGAGCAGGGAAGAGCATATTTTCGTGGATACACAAGCGTTAGCGCCTGGTATGCAACCACCACTTTTGCCCATGAGATAGGGCATAACGCCGGAGGGGAGCATTGCGAAGAGGCAAACGGTTCGGACTACAACTATGGCTATAACAACGGTAGAACCAAAACCAATATGTGTACCGGTAGTCGATCCCTCTACTATTCGACACCTGCCGTCAATGATGCTTACGGCTTGCCGATAGGAAGTGCAAGGACGGCCGACATGGCCCGCGTCTGGCGTGAGAGTACGGCGCGATTGACGGGTTACAGACCGGAACTACCAGGCCTGCGTATGATGCTTGTCAGCTCTCCTGGAGAACAATCTGAAGCCTACGCTGAATTGGCCGTGCCTGGTTCATCAGGCCGTGAGGGCGCCTTTGTAACCTTCTCCCCAGCGGTGGGGCCGACTGAGTTAATACCATCTTCAGGGAGCGATGCTGGCACTAAAATTAATGTGAAACTGCGCAATGCCAGAGGGGATGATGTCAGTGTCGAATTATGGGCAAGGCGCGTGAGGGGGGATAAATGCGTCTCGCGAATGAATGCCATTTCGGGATGCACGATATATCCCTTGAACCTTCGGCTGGAATACTATCCCTATGGTGGAAATGAGGCGCTGCCGGCGGGCTATTATAATGGCTTTCTCCAGCTTGAAGCTCGAAGGCCCAACTCCGATTGGAAGGTGCCTATCAATATCGCCATTTCTGTTAAGAAGTAA
- a CDS encoding DUF2970 domain-containing protein: MDDPVDNKPPTLWQMMHSVLAAAFGVQSGKNRARDFTHGKPSHFVILGIAFTVIFALTLFGIVKLVVHLAGL; the protein is encoded by the coding sequence ATGGACGATCCAGTCGACAACAAGCCGCCAACCCTGTGGCAGATGATGCACAGCGTGCTGGCTGCCGCTTTCGGCGTGCAGAGCGGCAAGAACCGCGCCCGTGACTTCACCCACGGCAAGCCCAGTCACTTCGTGATATTGGGCATCGCGTTCACGGTGATATTCGCCCTGACGCTGTTTGGCATCGTCAAGCTGGTGGTGCATCTGGCGGGGTTATAA
- a CDS encoding histidine phosphatase family protein, translated as MGSIYLIRHGQASFGADDYDVLSPNGVRQAQVLGSHLAELGVVFDRCLSGDLRRQQDTATGALGQMSAAGLPVPELEIDAAFNEFDADAVIRALLPDMLVQEPEALDILRNAAQNRAEFQRIFALIVERWLSGRYDPPGLESWLGFVERVQAGLLRILAQADNSHKIAVFTSGGTITALLHLIIQIPARQAFELNWQIVNTSLNHLKFRGSEVALASFNSHAHLQLLKTPDLITFR; from the coding sequence GTGGGCAGCATCTATCTGATTCGACATGGCCAGGCCTCATTCGGTGCGGACGACTACGATGTCCTTTCACCTAACGGTGTACGCCAGGCGCAAGTGCTCGGTAGCCACCTGGCAGAGCTGGGTGTCGTATTCGATCGTTGCCTCTCGGGCGACCTGCGTCGCCAGCAAGACACCGCCACGGGCGCGCTGGGCCAGATGTCCGCCGCCGGGTTGCCGGTTCCTGAGTTGGAAATCGATGCCGCGTTCAACGAGTTCGACGCCGACGCGGTGATTCGCGCCCTGTTGCCGGACATGCTCGTGCAGGAACCGGAGGCCTTGGATATCCTGCGCAATGCCGCGCAGAACCGCGCCGAATTCCAGCGCATCTTCGCGTTGATCGTCGAGCGCTGGCTCAGCGGCCGTTACGATCCGCCCGGGCTGGAAAGCTGGCTCGGATTCGTCGAGCGGGTCCAGGCCGGCCTGCTGCGCATCCTGGCGCAAGCCGACAACAGCCACAAGATCGCCGTGTTCACTTCCGGCGGCACCATTACCGCCCTGCTCCACCTGATCATCCAGATACCGGCCCGACAGGCCTTCGAATTGAATTGGCAAATCGTCAACACCTCGCTCAACCACCTGAAATTCAGGGGCAGCGAGGTGGCCCTGGCTTCCTTCAACAGCCATGCCCATCTGCAACTGTTGAAGACCCCGGACCTCATCACCTTTCGCTGA
- a CDS encoding DUF934 domain-containing protein, with the protein MQRIIKNNEVIDETWHLLPKDASFDGISNCDDLIVPLALWRDHGHALKARDGGLGVWLDADEEAEEIGDDANHFQVIALNFPAFTDGRSYSNARLLRDRYGFKGELRAIGDVLRDQLFYMRRCGFDAFALRADKDPYEALESLKDFSVTYQAATDEPLPLFRRRSS; encoded by the coding sequence ATGCAGCGAATCATTAAGAACAACGAGGTCATCGACGAAACCTGGCACTTGTTGCCCAAGGATGCGTCCTTCGATGGTATCTCCAACTGCGATGACCTGATCGTGCCCCTGGCCCTGTGGCGTGATCATGGTCACGCCCTCAAGGCCCGCGATGGTGGCCTGGGCGTGTGGCTGGATGCCGACGAGGAAGCGGAAGAAATTGGCGATGACGCCAATCATTTTCAGGTTATCGCCCTGAATTTCCCAGCCTTTACCGATGGTCGCAGCTACTCCAATGCCCGCCTGTTGCGTGATCGCTATGGCTTCAAGGGTGAATTGCGGGCGATTGGCGATGTGCTGCGCGACCAGCTGTTCTATATGCGCCGCTGCGGTTTCGATGCGTTTGCCTTGCGCGCCGATAAAGACCCCTATGAGGCGCTCGAAAGCCTCAAGGACTTCTCGGTGACCTACCAGGCTGCCACTGACGAACCATTGCCGCTGTTTCGCCGCCGCTCAAGCTAA